Sequence from the Eleutherodactylus coqui strain aEleCoq1 chromosome 13, aEleCoq1.hap1, whole genome shotgun sequence genome:
TGATTGCTCGTGGAACGGAGCCGGAAAACATCAGCCCTAATGGTACCTTTACTTTTAGTGAGCCACAGTCATATGCGTTCCAGAATCATTACCAACTCCCATCAAATGGAGGATCTCATCAGGCTACAGAAACTATTGCTATCCCACGTCAAAGGTCAAATCAGCAAAATCAAAATATGTCTGCATCATATGGCTCAGAAAACACATACCAAACAAGACCATCATTCTACACCAGtgaggcttccatcatgtccaccAGTCCTGGGTCAGACACCAGTTATATTTTGGGAAGGTGAGCATACTTCAATGATAATGCCCCACCAACTCCTGCTCCAGAATTGTATTTCATactgtttttcacatttttttctttgttttaacagCACCCACTCTCTCCAGTATGATGATACTGATGGCCACTTTCATTCAAGAGTGTCAGAAAGTCCTTTTGGTTCACAGAAGTCAATTTCCAATTTACACAGTCCTGGGATCATGTCACCTACTTTACATATAAATCACTTTGACCACAATGGTAGTTTTAGTGGTTTCAAGACATCTCATACATCTATAAAAAGCCATGCCAACAGTTGCCCACCATCAGTCAACAACTCTACTATGGACATCCCCATCCTTCTAGTCAATGGGTTTCAATGCCCAGAAAATGAAGACATCTGTCGAACATCTAATAGACAGTTACCAGGTGAAAACAAGCAAAGAAGGTCTTCGGGTTTCAATAAAACCTCATCTGAATCCTCCATCCCAACATGTACAGATAGTGAGTGACATGTTCTCTGTTTTTACTGATACTCCCACTACTAGTAGTGgagatttttatgcttttatactcTTGTTCTTTATGTAGGTGCCATAAAAGATGGACAGCCCGGCATGAGGTTCGTTATGGACACAACCAAACAGTGGTTTAAACCAAACTTGACAAGAGACCAAGGTAAAACGAAAAGATCTCTTACATGTTAATTATAGAATTATGTAAGCTTAAGTGTTGTGTGGATGTTCGCAACTCTGCATTGTTCATACAAAATACTAGGAAAAGAGGAAGTGAATTCTGCCTATAAAGCAGAACACTTCCTTCTAACGCGCCCCACCGAGGTTATTTTTGTCATTTGTGAATAGACGAGTCCATGAGTAAATCTTTAGTAAATGTCAACTAAAGTTCTAAAATAAGCCACTAACTGTGATAAACTTCTCACCAAATTAATTTGTTTTGCCCCAAGACCAACTAGAATAGTGACGTCCATGACATTTGTCCTTATTTGAGGTTGTTTTTATCCTCATCTCATGTATATGGCTATCAATGAAGCAAGCAAGATCTTTGCATACATACGAGTATACAAGACAAAACTAGACTTGACAAGTTGGACAAGAAGTCCATTCATTGAATGTGTGATGTAGCTATTGGTGTCAAGAGGGCAGATGTATTATCATAGATGTTAAAGGAACCTTGGAATAATTGGTTTAATCTAATTGAAGACTTTATTTCATTACTCTCAGCCATTGAGCTACTAAAAGACAAAGAGCCTGGAGCATTCATCATCCGAGACAGCACCTCCTACCGTGGATGTTTTGGTTTGGCTGTAAAGGTTCCAGGAACGCCGACAGGTTGGTTTACTATAATGTGTCCACTTTGGCTAGATACAGGATACACAACCTCTCAATCTGTTTGATATAATGAATGGGAATTCTCTAGTGATGTCACTGAACCTTTAACTACCCCTACACAAGAGATAGATCTCAGCCAAACACTCGTTTAGCCAACAGCTCTCTCCAGTTCCCCCATACACTTGCATGCTCAGCTCAGCAAAGTGTGCTCGTGTAGTGAGGGAGAAAGTCTCTGCCAGATACTTCTGccagcagcttatctcctgagGACAAAAGGATCAGGAAGTTGAAATCCAGCTGTAGTATCTTCATATTTGATCCTTATCTCCCCAAACATCTGTGGTCATTGCCTATGTCACCATGTTTTTCTTAGTTCCAACGTAGAGTGCTTCTTAATTTCtttatattcttaaaggggttacacCAGAATTatcctttatcacctatccatgggaTGGGtactaaaagtctgattggttagtgtctcactgctgagactccaACCGGTCCCGAGAAcggggaatccatggcctcctctcTCGTTACtggggatgcttctcccacctTCAGTGAAGCCACATTAAATGGAGTGATGGCCACACATGCACGGCCGCTGCTCTACTCATGTGAGTGGGACTGACAAGCATAGCTAAGTGCTTGTACTCAGGTATCtccaacagtcccattgaaaatgaatggagtggcgctgCACTTGCGTGGTCATGGCTCCATTCAATCCCCTCCTCATTGCAAGAGGTGcagcaagcccacagtgaggaggatggggaaaatgagaccccattctcatgatcgtggataggtaataaaagtcaattCTGGTAAAACATCTTTAATATCTCCATTTTTCTGATAAAGAGCTCCAAATCCCTGGTCCGCGCAGGGCGATAGGAGCTTTGCTACAGAATAACAGAACTTTGACCACCAGTATAACATTTCTTATCTTCATTAGAAGTATTCTACTGGCTTATCAGCACGATAAGTAAAGTTGTAAATGTATGTTCCAGTAGTCCTTTCATTTTGAtttttgtataaagagtctattgTCTTTTGAAGTAAGTTATGTAAAAGCAATTTGAGCTGATTTAGTGCCGGAACAGTCAGATTATATTAGTCATTCAACAAATAGACTGGCGAAATTTGTGGAGGACTTCATTCTGCCATCACTAGTGACTCACGATGCCTCACCCATTCATGTCCCGGAAGTTAGGAAGTCTACTTATATACTAAAGAACTATTGTTATGTATTCTAGAGGAGGCTTCCTCCAAAGAAGATATAACTGCATTAATGGGGTTGTACTGAGTTataaaagtagggatatcggtatagcaactaaatgcaggatagtgcaaaccattgttttccccatagccatgtatggatgtgaaagctgataggaggattgatgcgtttgagctgtggtgctggcaaaacCTGCTCCGTATGTCCTGTATGTATGTCCGCATGTAtgagtaacagagaagtcctgaatcatataagacctgatatatcactggaggggaagatgaccgggctcagactcacgtattgtggccatgcgagcagagtcgctagatcAGAAGAtctggccaccaaaggacacgatggctgatactgtcaaagctgatactggcatggatatcatagaaatgaaagaagcagtgcaaaactaaaaaacacggagctcgcctttagggtcacagaGGGTcgcgaacgactaaacggctatcAACAACAACTGAGTTttaaagttataccctatccacaggataagggataactttatgatcacgAGGGGTCCGgccactgggacccccattgatctcaAGAGTGAAGCGGAAGTTGCACAAGCACagcgccgctccattcacttcaatgacagcgtcAGACATTACTAAAGCACTTGAACTTGGTAATCTCCGGCAATATAATTGATGTAAATGGAGCAGTGGCGTGCCTGCGTGACCTGTGTTCCATACACTTGGGAAAAGACCGGATCCCCGATCTCGggactggtgggggtcccagtggtcggatccctaccaatcataaagttatctcctatcctatggatagggaataactttataacttggcaaaacccctttaaacagtaaACTATAGTACATAGGATTAATGTTGCATTGGAAACAATAGTTCTCTAGAATTTGATACATGTCTTACTGCATTTTCATGCAGGCCATATAGTGACTGCCAAGGGCGCTGGTATCATGGAAGTAACCCTTAAGTTcagaggtgtaacctgaagctcctatGCCTttatgcaaaatctgtaagaggcTCAGACTTACCAAGTGCCACTTATAATACTTGTATCTTCTCATATGACAGAGGTCCTTGGGCTCAGTCCAATAGCTACCTATGCATGTCCTATAGCCTCCCTTTTGTTTTAGGAGCCCATGAAGGGCTTTCTACATACACCATAATATTGCCACATAACTTGGATTAAACTTGGCCAATGGTCCTACCAGCCACACATTAATGAAAGGAAGGTGGAGTAAAGGAGAACCAGACCCTACTGTCCCAGGACCAGCACTATAAGAAGAGCACCACTTATATTCTTTCCTCTCCTAAAGTAATATCTGCTTGCTTAACAGGTAATGTGACTAACGAACTTGTCCGCCATTTCCTGATTGAATCATCTGCAAAAGGTGTCCACTTAAAAGGCGCATCGGAGGAGCCATATTTTGGTGAGTGTGAGTGAATGGGGCCAACGTGTTATACTGTACATGGTGTTGATGTAAGCCATCTCACTGATCATACATGGTTAATTATAGGAAGTCTCTCGGCATTGGTATACCAGCACACCATCACATCCTTATCGTTACCATGCAAACTGATCATTCCTCTGAGAGGTAAGTACCAATTATCGTCTATGCAAATGCAGATTATAATCTCACTTACAAAATTATTCAATATTGTGACAACCTTATTGTTAATAGTTGTATGAGATTAAAACAACATGGCTACCTTCTAGAAACAGTTGTACTCTAGTACATATGTGTGCGGTCCTGCAGCTCAGCCTGATATGACCAACTATTACCAATGGGGGGGCTAATTGGCTAATTTAAGTAAAACTCAATAACTATGGATTTTCTTCATGTAGGTCAAAAGGATTCTGACAGCGGCCCTGATTCTGCCATGGATGGTCTATGTGAGTTGAAGACTTCATCAGGTAGGTGAAAAGACCCAAATGTGTGACCGTTGTAATCATGATGTTAGTTTATAAAACTATAATTtagccccttcagtggcaggtttattattaccatattatggcagggaaatctctggggcttgctacgctgagtatgcagtaaaaaccccaaagatttcagatgacaggtCAGTGCTCGGCACATTTCAGCACTTGATATGTCCACTGAAATCTTTcgaggtttaactgcatggttagtgcagcaagccccggagattttccgggcgtgccactaaaggggttaaaggagctgtacaaaattagaaaaaagggtctacttttttttcccagaaacagcgcctctcttgagttgtgtctggtattgcagcttagccctaTTCACTGATGCTGTTTCTGGCACTAAAAAGCAACCTTCTTTCTTATTCCACAAGATGCATGGTGTGTGCTGGATTACAGATCAACCCTATTTGCTTCAATAGTTTCCaaatgcaataccacacacaacccatgggcaggtgtggtgctgtttttggcagAAAGGGGGATTCACAAGGTTtttcttttatcacctatccatgagATAAGTGATAAAAGCCTGATTAGTGAGGGTATTattccaagaatgggggtcccgtgtcccccactCCCTCTCGCTCTGCGGATTTGCTGCACCCTCTGCAGAAAAGAGGAGATTTAATGGAGTGGCGGCATTAAAGTATGCATGCTCGACTGCCACTACATTCAacttctcctcactgcaccccctgcagtgagcctGTAGTGAGGAGAGGCGGACATGAGACCCCCACCCCGTTCTTCATtttc
This genomic interval carries:
- the TNS4 gene encoding tensin-4, with the protein product MMSQVIPNHVLRVGQTVCMTPKEEGSGYRQVVHPNGISIASKCSYYTSESYVGQMTPQVNGHNIPYGEQQSMKAHQSLPRNSSIKSINIKQPSEAEVCNGEDPSSPSLEISIDNLNQLILQLDPHFQPLPVNLDLIKKKRDPSPCRPATSKVTSPSEVKCVGVNPPRVVCHHENIQRSSSPTPRAEGILIARGTEPENISPNGTFTFSEPQSYAFQNHYQLPSNGGSHQATETIAIPRQRSNQQNQNMSASYGSENTYQTRPSFYTSEASIMSTSPGSDTSYILGSTHSLQYDDTDGHFHSRVSESPFGSQKSISNLHSPGIMSPTLHINHFDHNGSFSGFKTSHTSIKSHANSCPPSVNNSTMDIPILLVNGFQCPENEDICRTSNRQLPGENKQRRSSGFNKTSSESSIPTCTDSAIKDGQPGMRFVMDTTKQWFKPNLTRDQAIELLKDKEPGAFIIRDSTSYRGCFGLAVKVPGTPTGNVTNELVRHFLIESSAKGVHLKGASEEPYFGSLSALVYQHTITSLSLPCKLIIPLRGQKDSDSGPDSAMDGLCELKTSSACNVLYLNSISTETLTGSSAIQKAVTTTFERAKHIVPTIVHFKAADQGIILTDVQRKVFFRRHYPVSSLSFCSVDPEHRKWQKQCRPSRIFGFVAKNPTDPSDNVCHIFAEYDSVQPASPLISFLTNLIQQQERV